From Paenibacillus sp. V4I7, one genomic window encodes:
- a CDS encoding DinB family protein — protein sequence MQTIQNLFAHMDWANRRLHDALQAAPADEVVKAATLFLHLLHAESIWLYRLRGESSEGLALWVDNADLTACAVLIEANGNGFRAWLDALPEDWLDKPIAYRSQAGAPFESSARDILIHVAMHGQYHRGQINAALREGGFEPAAVDYILYARLSG from the coding sequence ATGCAAACGATTCAAAACTTGTTCGCTCACATGGATTGGGCGAACCGCCGTCTGCACGATGCGCTGCAAGCCGCGCCAGCAGACGAAGTAGTCAAGGCAGCGACACTGTTCCTGCACTTGCTCCATGCGGAGAGCATCTGGCTGTACCGGCTGCGCGGCGAGAGCAGTGAGGGTCTCGCGCTATGGGTGGATAATGCGGATCTGACCGCCTGTGCTGTGCTGATTGAAGCGAACGGAAACGGTTTCCGTGCTTGGCTTGACGCCCTGCCCGAAGATTGGCTAGACAAACCGATCGCGTATCGTAGTCAGGCCGGAGCACCATTCGAGTCATCCGCGCGGGATATTTTGATACATGTCGCTATGCACGGCCAGTACCACCGCGGCCAGATCAACGCCGCGCTCCGTGAGGGCGGATTCGAGCCAGCCGCCGTGGATTACATCCTATATGCGCGACTCAGCGGATAA
- a CDS encoding carbon-nitrogen hydrolase family protein → MNNIEKHKALISLAISGQATAIFFPELSVTGYEPELAKDLATDQHDLRFDDFQHISDKHLITIGIGVPTRSISGSLISMIIFQPNQSRQTYSKQKLHVDEFPYFVGGHEQIILTLDGIKIAPAICYESLQIEHAELANKLRADVYLASVAKSQNGVGKAMSHYPHIAKTYSMTVLMANCIGPCDNFESVGQSAVWNNQGHLVDQLNDTTEGIIIFDSETQTLIKKQYLDVSNC, encoded by the coding sequence TTGAATAATATCGAAAAACATAAAGCACTTATCTCTCTTGCAATATCTGGCCAAGCAACTGCAATCTTTTTCCCAGAGCTATCTGTGACGGGTTATGAACCAGAACTTGCAAAGGATTTAGCAACAGATCAACATGATCTTAGATTTGATGATTTCCAGCACATTAGCGATAAACATCTTATTACCATCGGGATCGGCGTACCAACGAGATCCATCTCAGGTAGTCTCATCAGCATGATAATCTTTCAACCGAACCAATCCAGACAAACGTATTCGAAGCAAAAATTACATGTCGATGAATTCCCATACTTCGTTGGTGGCCATGAACAAATTATATTGACTCTTGATGGTATAAAGATTGCTCCAGCCATTTGCTATGAGTCTCTGCAGATAGAACATGCAGAACTAGCAAATAAGCTGAGGGCAGACGTTTACCTTGCGAGCGTAGCTAAGTCTCAAAATGGAGTCGGCAAAGCAATGAGTCATTACCCGCACATCGCAAAAACATATTCAATGACGGTTTTGATGGCAAATTGTATAGGGCCTTGTGACAATTTTGAGAGTGTTGGGCAATCAGCAGTATGGAATAATCAAGGACATTTAGTTGATCAGCTTAATGATACAACCGAAGGAATTATCATATTTGATTCAGAAACACAAACACTCATAAAGAAACAATATTTAGATGTGTCTAACTGCTAA
- a CDS encoding NUDIX hydrolase, which produces MPKLIGAAAVILDSEGRVLLVKHSYGKNNWDLPGGKAEENESAEETAKREVHEEVGLEVGIGQLTGIYYDPNYDMHHFVFIANNDNNQIPQPSSPEILECRFCSRDELPKPISDFTCKRIEDALNHERQHLFHTVGPRQWIE; this is translated from the coding sequence TTGCCTAAGTTAATTGGTGCAGCAGCAGTTATTTTGGATTCTGAGGGAAGAGTATTATTGGTAAAACATAGCTATGGCAAAAATAATTGGGATCTGCCTGGAGGAAAAGCTGAAGAGAATGAGTCAGCGGAAGAAACTGCAAAAAGAGAAGTTCATGAAGAAGTAGGGTTAGAAGTCGGAATTGGGCAATTAACTGGTATATATTACGATCCGAACTATGACATGCATCATTTTGTTTTCATTGCGAATAACGATAATAATCAAATACCTCAGCCAAGCTCGCCTGAAATTTTAGAATGCAGATTCTGCTCAAGAGATGAACTTCCTAAACCGATTAGTGATTTCACATGTAAGCGTATTGAGGATGCATTAAATCATGAAAGACAGCATCTTTTCCATACTGTGGGACCAAGACAGTGGATTGAATAA
- a CDS encoding NUDIX hydrolase: protein MFLVNSRAIIERTLDGTIEIVVQTRNKPGESQRIELPGGRIEQYESLVTALIREVKEETGLEVVEIEGEDTRIDTVGIDPSFEVECIKPFGAYQTISGPFDSVGVYFRCKVQGELLKLGDETKNPRWITVDELRQLMNEDPLQFSNVDRAGIIFYLKYIEMM from the coding sequence ATGTTTTTAGTTAATTCTCGTGCAATAATTGAAAGAACTTTGGATGGAACAATCGAAATTGTAGTTCAGACACGAAATAAACCTGGTGAATCTCAACGGATTGAACTTCCTGGTGGGAGAATAGAACAATACGAATCGTTAGTAACAGCACTTATTAGAGAAGTAAAGGAAGAGACCGGGCTTGAAGTAGTAGAAATTGAAGGTGAGGATACAAGGATTGATACAGTGGGTATCGATCCAAGTTTTGAAGTGGAATGTATAAAACCCTTCGGGGCTTATCAGACCATTAGTGGACCCTTTGATTCGGTTGGTGTGTACTTCCGTTGTAAAGTACAAGGTGAGTTATTAAAATTAGGTGATGAAACTAAGAACCCAAGATGGATTACCGTAGATGAATTAAGACAACTAATGAATGAGGATCCCCTCCAATTTTCCAATGTAGACAGAGCAGGAATTATATTTTACTTAAAATATATTGAAATGATGTAA
- a CDS encoding GNAT family N-acetyltransferase has translation MPWVDGTLSVENTNSFIQFCQNQHASNNGFNTGIWFKGEIVGCIGYHSIDWANKKTSIGYWLGEKFQGNGIMTKSCKRLVEYSFNELGLNRVEIRCGVKNLKSRVIPEKLEFTNEGRIREAEWLYDHYIDHIVYGMLRSDWNFL, from the coding sequence TTGCCCTGGGTTGATGGGACTCTAAGTGTCGAGAATACGAATTCCTTTATACAATTCTGTCAAAACCAACATGCTTCTAACAATGGATTCAATACAGGCATATGGTTTAAAGGGGAAATCGTAGGATGTATCGGCTATCACTCAATTGATTGGGCTAATAAAAAAACCAGTATTGGTTACTGGCTAGGTGAAAAATTTCAGGGTAATGGTATCATGACAAAATCTTGCAAAAGATTAGTTGAGTATAGCTTTAACGAATTAGGATTAAACAGAGTTGAAATAAGATGTGGGGTTAAAAACCTAAAAAGCAGGGTGATTCCAGAAAAATTAGAGTTTACTAATGAAGGTCGTATCCGGGAAGCCGAATGGTTATATGACCATTACATTGACCACATTGTATATGGCATGCTAAGAAGTGATTGGAACTTCCTATAA
- a CDS encoding IS110 family transposase produces the protein MKFKSQARQNQLIEKITSQHLVVGIDIAQQTHVARAVNFRGIIIGEPLSFSNDENGFGNLLQWIQRLHSVHNLSETIVGMEPTGHYWFNISRWLAERQFEVVLVNPHLVKKNKENRDNTPSKSDKKDALVIADMVKNGYYSFTHTTSEAFEELRVLLSNRDFVVKRVVSAKNQIHRWVDVVFPELRQVFNDLMCTGSLAILRLFPTPAELGKLEPQDLIRGWKSLMKRHCGERRARALILLAGCSVGSRQATQAYKLHLKQLLVEYDLACAQLQDVEQVIVSVLDRIPFAKSMLAVKGISAISLAGILGEAGDLCGFVHGNALLRHAGLNLAEASSGKWVGQMKISKRGRSRLRRYIFMMTMGLVRNNSEFQAVHAHNVHVRKMKKMRSIMKLCGKLARILVGMARTGQAYIPHKALPLQQAA, from the coding sequence ATGAAGTTTAAATCGCAAGCAAGACAAAATCAACTCATTGAAAAAATTACCTCTCAGCATTTGGTCGTAGGGATCGACATTGCTCAGCAAACGCATGTCGCCCGTGCTGTGAACTTTCGCGGCATTATCATTGGAGAACCCTTGTCCTTCTCTAACGACGAAAATGGGTTCGGGAACCTACTTCAATGGATCCAAAGGCTACACTCAGTTCATAACTTAAGTGAGACCATTGTTGGTATGGAACCAACTGGACATTATTGGTTTAACATATCCAGATGGCTTGCAGAACGACAGTTTGAAGTCGTCTTGGTGAATCCTCATCTCGTGAAAAAGAATAAAGAAAACCGTGACAATACGCCCTCAAAGAGCGATAAGAAGGATGCTCTTGTCATTGCTGATATGGTGAAAAATGGGTATTACTCATTTACACATACTACTTCTGAGGCGTTCGAAGAGCTCCGCGTCTTACTTTCGAACCGGGACTTTGTGGTTAAACGAGTCGTAAGTGCGAAAAACCAAATTCATCGCTGGGTTGACGTTGTTTTTCCTGAGCTGCGTCAGGTATTTAATGACTTGATGTGTACCGGTTCCTTGGCCATACTTCGTCTTTTCCCAACACCAGCAGAGTTAGGTAAATTAGAGCCACAAGACCTGATTAGGGGCTGGAAGTCGCTTATGAAACGGCACTGTGGCGAGCGAAGGGCTCGTGCTCTAATCTTGCTGGCTGGATGTTCTGTTGGTTCTAGACAAGCTACGCAGGCTTACAAGCTTCATTTGAAACAACTGCTCGTAGAGTATGATCTTGCTTGTGCACAACTGCAGGACGTAGAACAGGTGATTGTTTCCGTACTAGACCGCATTCCCTTCGCAAAGTCCATGCTTGCCGTCAAAGGTATTAGTGCCATTTCACTAGCTGGTATTCTTGGTGAGGCCGGTGATTTGTGCGGTTTTGTTCACGGAAATGCCCTGTTACGTCATGCCGGACTCAATCTAGCAGAAGCAAGTTCAGGCAAATGGGTTGGGCAAATGAAGATTAGCAAGCGTGGGCGATCTCGCCTTCGTCGCTACATCTTTATGATGACCATGGGTCTCGTGAGGAACAATTCAGAGTTTCAGGCGGTTCATGCACACAATGTACACGTAAGGAAGATGAAGAAAATGAGATCCATCATGAAATTATGTGGCAAACTGGCTCGAATCTTGGTTGGAATGGCACGTACTGGTCAAGCTTACATCCCACATAAAGCTCTGCCCCTTCAGCAAGCGGCTTAA
- a CDS encoding zinc dependent phospholipase C family protein, whose product MLWPMIHFSIAYRMFDGYPNKDFLLGSIAPDAVQFRESDKSSKAIAHLHNSRGNYPDWSGLIDFYKAKVNIYRDDTYKMFLLGYISHIIADDLWVKYKREISGSDKSILEKIWIEENQYDFNLKRTTPWRDLVESQVITATLYELSGIYNLNELDKWRRQLFIWLQEPQNGPLIDNQYLIA is encoded by the coding sequence ATGCTGTGGCCCATGATACATTTCTCGATAGCTTATCGAATGTTTGACGGTTATCCTAACAAAGATTTTCTGCTAGGAAGTATTGCTCCTGATGCTGTGCAGTTCAGGGAGAGCGATAAGTCCTCAAAGGCAATAGCACATTTACACAATAGCAGAGGGAATTACCCCGATTGGTCTGGACTAATCGACTTTTATAAAGCTAAGGTTAATATCTATAGAGATGATACATATAAAATGTTTCTTCTTGGGTATATCAGTCATATAATTGCAGATGACCTATGGGTTAAATATAAGCGTGAAATAAGTGGTTCAGATAAAAGCATCTTAGAGAAAATATGGATTGAAGAAAATCAGTATGATTTCAACCTAAAACGAACAACTCCATGGCGTGATCTTGTGGAAAGCCAAGTGATAACTGCAACACTTTATGAATTAAGCGGCATATATAACTTAAACGAGCTAGATAAGTGGAGACGGCAACTATTTATTTGGCTGCAAGAACCTCAAAATGGGCCGCTCATAGATAATCAATACTTAATAGCGTAA
- a CDS encoding dihydrofolate reductase family protein produces the protein MRKLVLFLHASLDGFVEGPNGAMDIGWISYDGDLEKYAKEILSTADTVIWGRGTYQLMHGYWPSVPSNPSASQHERNHAEWIDKTAKIVFSTTLDKVEWNNSRLVKEDVEEEIKNLKQQPGKDMVILGSPRIAHHLMQLDLIDEYKITVSPVLIGSGLPLFQGLKEKVNLKLIENKTFDSGAIGLVYQSVR, from the coding sequence ATGAGAAAACTCGTTCTATTTTTGCACGCATCGCTTGACGGTTTTGTAGAAGGGCCAAACGGTGCAATGGACATTGGCTGGATTTCCTACGATGGTGATTTAGAGAAATACGCGAAAGAAATTCTAAGTACTGCCGACACCGTCATTTGGGGACGAGGGACTTATCAATTAATGCACGGTTATTGGCCATCTGTGCCTTCGAACCCATCAGCTTCGCAGCATGAACGGAATCATGCCGAGTGGATCGATAAGACAGCCAAAATCGTTTTTTCCACGACGCTGGACAAAGTCGAATGGAACAATTCCAGACTGGTGAAAGAAGATGTCGAGGAAGAGATCAAGAACCTCAAACAGCAGCCAGGCAAGGATATGGTCATCCTCGGCAGTCCTAGGATCGCACACCACCTTATGCAGCTTGATTTAATCGATGAGTATAAAATTACGGTTTCTCCCGTCCTGATCGGCAGCGGGTTGCCGTTATTCCAAGGTCTCAAGGAGAAGGTCAATCTTAAACTTATCGAAAACAAGACCTTTGATTCTGGAGCCATAGGTCTCGTTTACCAGTCGGTTAGATGA
- a CDS encoding multicopper oxidase family protein, which translates to MVKPLDPKRIPKYVNQLVITPVYMPTVLRQPKTGQVIGHAYKINASEFQQQILPPGFGSTKVFGYGGMIQDPHTGRTVYYKSAPGPTFEAVRGIPVHVQWINNIAGPHFLPVDPTLDWANPNSMSVPIPPFPSFPPGFPLAQQSVPIVPHLHGGENPSYFDGYPDAWFTSDGRTGMAFITNNYTFPNVQQPTTLWYHDHTMGITRLNNYAGLTGLYVLRDMNDPITPFLPRRENEIPLIIQDRSFHTDGSLFYDPVGANPSIHPYVPPEFFGNTIMVNGKVWPNLNVKPQLYRFRVLNGSNARFYHLQLSNQQKFIQIGSDGGYLPQPAELSSLMIAPAERADILIDFSSLAPGTTVILRNTATSPFPDGAPADPETVGQIMQFTVTNDTVLPPKKLPSVLNNIPQLKPTITRLLTLFEQEGPNGPLKVTLDGQLWGNPVSELPRAGTTEDWQVANLTTDTHPIHLHLIQFLLVSRQKFRSDDYLKDWQKLNQTTPPGTPPYFVKPKVPPIDPYLQGQPIAPPPNEKGWKDTIQMNPGEVTTIRVRFTSQDGSPFPFDPSLGPGYVWHCHMLEHEDNEMMRPLKVLP; encoded by the coding sequence ATGGTAAAACCTTTAGATCCTAAAAGGATTCCTAAATACGTAAATCAGCTCGTTATCACACCGGTATATATGCCTACTGTCCTAAGACAGCCTAAAACTGGTCAAGTGATAGGGCATGCATATAAAATTAATGCGAGTGAATTCCAGCAGCAAATCTTACCGCCTGGATTCGGTTCAACAAAAGTTTTTGGTTACGGTGGTATGATACAGGACCCGCACACAGGAAGAACCGTTTACTATAAAAGCGCTCCAGGCCCCACTTTTGAAGCCGTTCGAGGAATTCCTGTACATGTTCAATGGATAAACAACATTGCTGGTCCCCATTTTCTCCCGGTTGATCCGACACTCGATTGGGCAAATCCAAATTCCATGTCAGTTCCTATTCCACCATTTCCATCATTTCCACCAGGATTTCCCCTAGCACAGCAATCTGTACCTATTGTCCCTCATTTGCACGGAGGAGAGAATCCATCTTATTTTGACGGTTATCCTGATGCTTGGTTTACTTCAGATGGAAGAACTGGCATGGCATTCATAACGAATAACTACACCTTCCCCAATGTACAACAGCCTACAACACTTTGGTATCATGACCATACCATGGGAATCACTCGTTTGAACAATTACGCAGGACTCACAGGGTTATATGTGCTCCGTGATATGAATGACCCCATCACCCCATTTCTTCCTAGAAGAGAAAATGAGATTCCACTCATCATTCAGGACCGATCTTTTCATACTGATGGTTCTCTTTTCTATGATCCTGTGGGGGCTAACCCAAGTATTCATCCTTACGTGCCACCAGAGTTTTTTGGAAACACGATAATGGTAAATGGAAAGGTGTGGCCGAACCTTAATGTCAAGCCTCAACTATACCGTTTTCGTGTTCTGAATGGTTCAAACGCACGTTTTTATCATTTACAGCTTTCCAATCAACAGAAGTTTATCCAGATTGGCAGCGACGGAGGTTATTTGCCTCAACCTGCAGAACTTTCCTCACTCATGATTGCACCAGCAGAACGAGCAGATATCCTTATTGATTTCTCATCTTTAGCTCCTGGTACGACCGTTATTTTAAGGAATACTGCTACTTCCCCTTTCCCTGATGGAGCACCGGCGGACCCGGAAACGGTTGGTCAGATTATGCAATTTACAGTCACAAATGATACAGTCTTACCGCCAAAAAAATTGCCGTCTGTTCTGAACAACATCCCGCAATTAAAGCCAACAATAACGAGATTGTTGACTTTATTCGAACAGGAGGGTCCTAATGGTCCCCTGAAAGTTACGTTAGATGGCCAACTGTGGGGAAATCCTGTTTCTGAACTGCCTCGGGCAGGAACCACAGAAGATTGGCAAGTTGCAAACCTTACCACGGACACTCATCCCATCCATCTTCATCTCATTCAGTTCTTGCTTGTTAGCCGCCAGAAATTCCGATCTGACGATTATTTAAAAGACTGGCAGAAACTAAATCAAACGACACCTCCCGGAACCCCACCTTATTTTGTTAAGCCCAAGGTACCGCCGATTGACCCGTATTTGCAAGGTCAGCCTATTGCCCCACCACCCAATGAGAAAGGCTGGAAGGACACTATACAAATGAATCCTGGAGAAGTAACGACGATAAGAGTTCGGTTTACGTCCCAAGATGGAAGTCCCTTTCCATTCGACCCTAGCCTTGGGCCTGGATATGTATGGCATTGCCATATGCTCGAACATGAGGATAATGAAATGATGAGACCGTTAAAGGTATTGCCTTAA
- a CDS encoding CBO0543 family protein: MHLAIALFIIYATWKWADWRNWKQYHASMFFIMAGGFLYEYLTKDFPMWVFHPDFLYNHEMTVIVYAIVTMPLNVLIFLSRYPQPWKKQITFIAMWIAVYGVENGYWKLQEEFHIKMAGHFGILSSLM, from the coding sequence GTGCACTTAGCGATCGCTTTATTCATCATTTATGCCACTTGGAAATGGGCCGACTGGAGAAACTGGAAACAGTATCATGCTTCCATGTTCTTCATCATGGCTGGCGGATTTCTTTATGAATATTTAACAAAAGATTTCCCAATGTGGGTGTTCCACCCAGATTTCCTCTACAATCACGAAATGACAGTAATCGTTTATGCTATTGTTACCATGCCTTTGAATGTGCTTATCTTTCTATCACGTTACCCCCAGCCGTGGAAAAAACAAATTACATTTATAGCCATGTGGATAGCGGTTTATGGCGTGGAGAATGGATATTGGAAATTACAGGAAGAATTTCATATCAAAATGGCTGGTCATTTTGGTATTCTGTCCTCTTTGATGTAA
- a CDS encoding GNAT family N-acetyltransferase, whose protein sequence is MKNTNTHSTSEENIFTIDCKDIILREFIIDDLDGFHSLTWQPEIHKYLPGWNVSKEQRKDWFINYEIKGNKQFLNAVSEGGDIGELSLRMGIISKESGEFIGWCCTGIKDKLPAPNREIMYAISKDHRGKGYTTQAAQGMIKYLFENTNVEVLNAIALLRNEPSNRVIQKCDLNFQSIIEIDKERYNYYKLNKSEWEIKV, encoded by the coding sequence ATGAAGAACACAAATACACATTCCACTTCCGAAGAAAACATTTTTACGATTGATTGTAAGGATATTATTTTAAGAGAATTCATAATTGATGATTTAGATGGGTTTCATTCTCTAACCTGGCAACCTGAAATACATAAATACTTACCAGGTTGGAACGTATCTAAAGAACAACGGAAAGATTGGTTTATAAACTACGAGATTAAAGGGAACAAACAGTTTCTAAACGCTGTATCGGAAGGTGGGGACATTGGTGAACTCAGTCTTCGTATGGGAATTATATCGAAAGAGTCGGGTGAGTTTATCGGTTGGTGCTGTACGGGAATAAAAGACAAATTGCCGGCTCCAAATAGAGAGATCATGTATGCAATATCAAAGGATCATAGAGGCAAGGGTTATACCACGCAAGCTGCACAAGGGATGATCAAGTATTTATTTGAGAATACGAACGTCGAGGTGCTTAATGCTATAGCTCTTTTACGTAACGAACCGTCGAATAGAGTAATACAAAAATGCGATTTAAATTTTCAAAGTATTATCGAGATTGATAAGGAGAGATATAATTATTACAAACTTAATAAAAGTGAGTGGGAAATCAAGGTGTAG
- a CDS encoding ABC-2 family transporter protein encodes MIHAYLYITKMRILTNLAYRFEVFASIGTNLILLITSVFLWKAAYGGGIVQSNTLELQDLITYTVISIMLTSIFACGVQDTIYSKIREGQIVTDFYRPIPLLASYLADDLGSMLSALVNRVLPLFLFSSLFFGVPLPDSVTGLLLFIPSCLLSYAILWLLSAFVGLIAFWVMELGNMGMVKDAIVRVLSGSLVPLWFFPDSVQSVSKYLPFQYTYQTPIGIYIGESGASEALQAMLVQVVWVVILIVAVALFWKVTKKKTLIQGG; translated from the coding sequence ATGATACATGCTTACCTGTATATTACCAAAATGCGAATACTAACGAACCTAGCTTATCGATTCGAGGTATTCGCATCGATTGGGACGAACCTGATCTTATTGATTACCTCGGTGTTTCTATGGAAGGCTGCATACGGTGGCGGAATCGTCCAATCGAACACGTTGGAGCTGCAGGACCTGATCACGTATACGGTCATATCTATTATGCTGACCTCCATCTTTGCATGCGGCGTTCAGGATACGATTTACTCCAAGATTCGCGAAGGCCAGATCGTGACCGACTTCTACCGTCCGATTCCTCTTCTGGCCAGTTACTTGGCCGATGACCTCGGTAGCATGCTCAGCGCACTTGTCAACCGAGTTCTGCCGCTCTTCCTGTTCTCCTCGCTGTTTTTCGGTGTACCTCTGCCAGATTCCGTGACGGGGCTCCTGTTGTTTATCCCCAGTTGCCTTCTCAGTTACGCCATCTTGTGGTTGCTTAGTGCGTTCGTGGGACTGATCGCCTTTTGGGTGATGGAGCTAGGCAATATGGGCATGGTGAAAGATGCGATCGTCCGCGTGCTGTCGGGCAGTTTGGTGCCGCTGTGGTTCTTTCCGGATTCGGTGCAGTCCGTATCGAAGTATCTCCCTTTTCAATATACCTACCAAACGCCTATTGGCATATACATCGGCGAGAGCGGAGCATCCGAGGCTTTGCAGGCAATGCTGGTACAGGTCGTCTGGGTTGTCATCTTAATCGTGGCAGTAGCGCTTTTCTGGAAGGTAACGAAAAAGAAAACACTGATCCAAGGAGGCTGA
- a CDS encoding ABC transporter permease: protein MIPTLKHYGSVAVCFARLAIQRQLEYPLFLFSWLIMIPIQYFSGIWMLKIIVDRFQPLKGWDFPDLAFIYGLGLLSHGILVVLFINTWHMDRMVIDGVFDRLLLRPMNVFFQLVASYFNFIGLIDLIPGTIIFIYGCNLVGFDWSIANFSKLVLVLIGGVLIRAALFISLGTIAFWTKRNSSMVGFALSMLERATMYPLSIYPYAIQVLFTFFIPIGFISFYPAVEFLDKSSGFRIPFDLALWTPVIGLICFILSQQLFKYGLKNYESAGS, encoded by the coding sequence ATGATTCCCACCTTGAAACATTACGGCTCGGTAGCGGTCTGCTTTGCACGGCTCGCTATTCAACGTCAATTGGAATATCCACTGTTTTTGTTCAGTTGGCTGATTATGATCCCAATCCAATACTTCTCCGGCATCTGGATGCTAAAGATTATCGTCGATAGATTCCAACCGCTGAAGGGCTGGGATTTTCCCGATCTTGCCTTCATCTATGGATTGGGTCTCCTCAGTCACGGCATTCTTGTCGTCTTGTTCATCAATACGTGGCATATGGACCGAATGGTGATCGACGGTGTATTCGACCGGCTGTTACTTCGGCCGATGAATGTGTTCTTCCAATTAGTAGCCAGCTACTTCAACTTCATCGGGCTGATCGATCTCATTCCGGGAACGATCATCTTCATATATGGCTGCAATCTTGTCGGATTTGACTGGTCCATTGCGAATTTCAGCAAGCTCGTTCTCGTGCTGATCGGAGGCGTCCTGATTCGTGCGGCGCTATTTATTAGCTTGGGAACGATTGCATTCTGGACGAAACGGAATTCGTCCATGGTTGGCTTTGCCCTGTCGATGCTCGAACGGGCGACGATGTACCCGCTGAGTATATATCCCTATGCGATTCAGGTTTTGTTTACGTTCTTCATTCCGATTGGGTTTATCAGCTTCTATCCGGCGGTTGAATTTCTCGATAAAAGCAGCGGGTTTCGAATCCCGTTCGATCTGGCACTCTGGACACCGGTGATCGGTCTTATATGCTTCATTCTATCGCAGCAATTGTTCAAATATGGCCTTAAAAATTACGAGAGCGCGGGCTCCTGA
- a CDS encoding ATP-binding cassette domain-containing protein, giving the protein MAAVIEVKDVVKEYVVAKKESGLRGSIKGLLFPDKKTVRAVDGISFSLERGEILGYIGPNGAGKSTTIKMLTGILHPTSGSIRVCGVSPQEDRKGVVKQLGVVFGQRTQLYWDLRLGESFELLRRIYQLDKSAYEENLKELTEVLKLSEFIDTPVRQLSLGQRMRGDLAAAMLHAPSILFLDEPTIGLDAEAKHAIRKFIKEMNRLRGITVILTTHDLDDVEQLCSRLVIVNHGKVVEDGPIDELIGKLTPRRLLVIEMQEPREDIAHPSADIIHQEGLKVWYQFEKNRISAAELIADLSRKLPIQDLSVKEPNIEDAIREVYKTT; this is encoded by the coding sequence ATGGCAGCAGTAATTGAAGTCAAGGATGTAGTGAAGGAATACGTAGTCGCAAAAAAAGAAAGCGGATTACGGGGCTCGATCAAAGGGCTTCTTTTTCCGGACAAAAAAACGGTCCGGGCTGTAGATGGAATCAGTTTTTCACTTGAGCGCGGCGAGATTCTCGGTTATATCGGACCCAACGGCGCTGGCAAAAGTACAACGATCAAAATGTTGACCGGCATACTGCACCCGACTTCCGGTTCGATCCGGGTATGCGGCGTATCACCGCAAGAGGACCGCAAAGGGGTTGTCAAGCAGCTTGGTGTCGTATTTGGGCAGCGGACACAGCTGTATTGGGACTTGCGGCTCGGGGAATCATTTGAACTTCTGAGGCGAATCTATCAATTGGACAAATCAGCATACGAGGAAAATTTGAAGGAGCTTACCGAAGTACTGAAGCTTAGCGAGTTCATCGACACGCCGGTTCGGCAGCTTTCGCTAGGTCAGCGGATGAGGGGGGATCTGGCGGCAGCGATGCTGCATGCACCTTCGATATTGTTTCTCGATGAACCGACGATAGGCCTTGATGCCGAAGCCAAACATGCCATTCGTAAGTTTATCAAAGAGATGAATCGTCTGCGCGGGATTACCGTTATCTTGACTACACATGATCTCGACGACGTGGAGCAGCTTTGCAGCCGGCTGGTCATCGTCAATCACGGCAAGGTGGTCGAGGATGGCCCTATCGATGAGTTGATCGGCAAGCTGACACCGCGTCGGCTGCTCGTCATCGAGATGCAGGAGCCTAGGGAAGACATTGCCCATCCGTCTGCGGACATTATTCATCAAGAAGGGCTGAAGGTGTGGTATCAGTTTGAAAAAAACCGCATCTCTGCCGCTGAGTTGATCGCAGACCTTTCGCGCAAACTACCGATTCAGGACTTGAGCGTCAAGGAGCCAAACATTGAAGATGCTATTCGGGAAGTCTATAAGACTACATAG